The nucleotide sequence ACTATTCTGGTTTCAGAGATAATCATTTGAAGCATCAGGTAGGTATCAGTGCTGTTATTTTCTGACCCAAAGTCCATTTTTAGCTCCTTGTTATTTTTCTATGAGCTCTTATTTTCAAATCTATCTTCTATTCTTGTTTTTACCATTGAATACCACCTAAGCCCATCTTTGTAtctgtcttttttttattttttattattgagtATTCCTAAGTTGATTTTGGTTCTCTTGCTGTTTTCCAGGAGCTTTTTCTTCGAATGTATCTTCTATTCTTGTTTAGCATCAAGTGTTGacctttctttaattttttatattgataTATGTTTTGGATGCTCAGATTTAGTTTTGTTCCATGCCTTTTATGCTTGAATTTGCATCTACTGATCTATGTCCATGTGGAGATGTTTCTAAAAGAACTTGAATATCTTCCAAAGTGTTTCCTATTGTGGATTTGCCTTTGACTTTGTGAGGAACCTGCAAATAATTCAATGCTAAAGAAAGTATCACAATTGAAAAATCATGTTCTGTTCATTTTAGGTTTTAGTCTTTTTAGCGATTGATATTTGCCTTGTTATGTGCAAGTGTTTTGTAGCTTGATAATGGAGGAAATATCAAATACTTCTGCAGTCCTGTTATATGTGGTTGTTAAATGACCTATCGAGTTTGAATTTTTGGTGTTGACATCATTTACCTCCAACTTTAATGATTGTTGAAGCAATAAGTATTCTTGAAAGGTGTTCTTGTAGGGCACATGAATTGATTTATGCTTGTAGATGGTGATCAATGTTAAATGCTCTCTTAAATGTGAGAAGTCAATGCATTCCTTTCATTCCAGGTTTGAGAACCATGCAGATAACATAGTTAACCGGAAAAGAAATTTTGTTCGTATCAATGATGCATTTGTTTTATGTTCCTTTATTGATATGGTTAAATTAGGTGTGATTTCATGTCATTGTGAAAACATAAAATTTCAGTCCTGTTATAGTTAGATTTCACTAACTgaaaatttgaaatttgaaattacaTTATTTAAATATGTGCTGCTTAGAGAACCGGGCAATCGGTATATGTTGCTTTCTGATTTTTCTTATGTTCATTACACTACATTTTCTCCTTGGTTGTTTTTGGTGTGTCATGATGCAATCTTTGATGCATGTCTTCTTTTGTTTTTGGTTTGTGCAGTACCGCTGAAGAGGTTTGCTATTGGTAGGGATGGAGGCTGTGAAATTGAAAGGAGCTATTTTATTTCACATGTTCTTTTTCCATATGAACTCTGGTAATATGTGTGATCTGCTGGATTTTGTTCACCTATTGAACCCTTAAAGACAGTTGGAACAATGTAGTAAGCTAAATTCCAATGGTTTTATCACGGTTATCGATGCCATCTTTGCTAGGTTTTGACTTGGTTAAGACTTTTATTGGAATATATTTTAACCATATGAACAAGTTGCACCGTAATGTTATAGATCGTTAATGGTTGCTTCTGGACTTCAGGTTATTAGTAGGGCACATTGAGGTCGATGgctctttatatattttttaaattttatccagtgaatatgaatttgtagacttagTTTGGTAAATTGCAAATATCTTTCAATTTTTCTTGTTGGTGAGTTGATGATTAGTGCTAACTAGCTTAATTGGTAATATTTATCATATCATCACAAGGTcattataatacatatatatacatgtatatacatacatatataaagttGGAAAAATTGATGATTCTAATCATGGGtttcataaattaaattatttttattatttaaaaatagtttttatttttaaataaaaatgataaaaataattgttTGAATCGAAATCGGAGACTTCAGTTCAGATTCCAAAACCAGCTCTTTGTCGATTATATTCAAATTCTTGATTTTAGGAAATTGAAACCACTAATTCTGAAACAGTAGTGACGTCTATATTAAAGGATGCGATGGAGTATGGCGATTGCATTACCGCCTGCAATAAAAAGGGGTGAAAGGAGAGATTTCTTTTCGAAGGTTATGGGGCTTCAGTTGGCGACGACGTGTTCTCGCGATCGATCACCTCTTCTTGACCGTATAATTGCTTTGCAAGCAGATTGGACGCTTTATAAAAATgtgctcttatatatatatatatatatatatatatatatatatatatataagagcacATTTTTATAAACTATCTCGTGTCTTGATGGTGGTGGTTGCGTAAAATAAATAGgaataccaagaaaaaaaaagtataaaagaaaaaaaaaaaacttgatagtCTAGCAGAAATGATCGAGGGAATAAGAATCTGATTTGGAACCCCACAACATGCATACGTTATAGCAACATgataattaaaatcaaaattttggcAAAAAAAAATATGGCCTGTTCATAATAGGGCAGAGCAAACAATTCTTAAAATTAGCTTCACTAGTTGAACTTGTAAGAATCAAGTCAGACCTGTCTTTGAAGATGCCAAAAAACCAAACTCTGCTGATGAAATCAATCAGTAGTATATTGAAAGCGTGCGATGATGAGGCAAAGCGGAGTTTCGAACTCCATAGGACCAAAGCCAAAGATCCATTTCTATACTGAGCACCTGTGCAGTGAAATATAACTCACCAATTAGCTGTTGAAAATAAACAGGACCACCATTTACAAATAATAGATCTATGGATAATAAACAGGACCATTTTCATCCTGAATTGTCAATTTATGTCGGCAATTTAGATACCTgttttttgaactttgatttgATGAGCTCTCTCATTTTCTCCACAGCATAAATAGAGCAAGCACGTATCTCAACTTCTTCCTCACTACCAGCGCAAACTTCAATTTTTGAGTCGATAGAGTCGGACAAAGCTGAACTGTACTTCAATATGCCAAGCTGCCTCAGGACAGCAGGGATGATATAGTCGGCAAATATTGTgatggaactaatgtcattgaacTTTCCGTATCCTTCACCCTTGAAGGCACCCCATAAATCAGCAACAAAGATCTGTGCCCTCTTGTATAAGAAAACCTGGTGACCTTTGTAGAGAGAATGATCTCGAAAACCTAGTTTCCATCatacaaagtcaataagataaaaCTCTAAAAGGACAAGAGAAACATAAAAAAGCAGTAAAAGCAAATGTTTTAGTATATGGTCTTGGTGGAATGGCTTTCGAGCAAAATTCTTGCCAATGAAGTTAATAAGATAAAACTCTAAACAGacaagagaaacaaaaaaaagcAGTAAAAGCAAATGTTTTAGTAGATGGTCTTGGTGGAATGGCTTTCGGGCAAAATTCTTGCCAATGACTCTTGAGGCTTTAGGTGTTAGCATCAAATAAGCATAGATATGACACACAAGACTACTGCCAATCGAATTCACAAgcatatgaaaaaaatataatttttttttaaagacatATAAAGTACAAATTATAGTTCTGAAAGTTCAGTAATTTATAATCCTATGGACACTCGGATAATTTGAAGGATGCTGAACTTTTCGGTTCATAGATTAGTTTATTAACAGTGACattcaaacaaaagaaaaaactgTTGAAATAAATAGCCTAAACTGGCAATGTTtgtttttcatgatcatgagcttggaaCATTGCATTCAAATGTCTAGTGTGGAAAAGCAAAAGAGTCACTCATCAAAAATACTATCCCTCAAAAAATCAATTCATATTAGTAGGCAAAGATGCATCTAGCTATAGATGATGTTCTCCTTTACAAGATAAATGGCCTAAACAGTTCGTATATTCAATGTTACAAGATTAGTGCACAGCATATATTTCTTTCTGACGCTTAAATAAATGATATAacactaataaaaaatattaaaaaagaatAATTCATGCTGATAGAAAAAGAAGCAACTACTTATGCATTAAACATGTGCATGACAAATTACAGAAAAATGAAATTAGTATGATTCATCAGCTTACAattgtactatatatatatatatatatatatatatatatatatatatatatatatatatatatatatatcttgactaCTGCAGGAACTTCTGCTATCGTAGCAAAACATAAAGATTCTAGTTGATGATTATGTGTTTTATTACATCAACTACCAGCAAAGTTGTGTGTAATAATTGAAATTACCAGCTTAACAGACGAAAGATGAAAGAACAGCAGCAGCTTACCAGGAAAGTTGCTTGTAATAATTGAaattaaagatgcagcagaatttTTGGATGCCTTAACAA is from Musa acuminata AAA Group cultivar baxijiao chromosome BXJ1-6, Cavendish_Baxijiao_AAA, whole genome shotgun sequence and encodes:
- the LOC135676749 gene encoding uncharacterized protein LOC135676749 gives rise to the protein MEEVRATTAWVANRATHVMVDSFELEKAVDSIQGSVPKVKWDFEGIHYFDGGPLTVQYLFVLDALNFCFWPDEELIYDHLASGLKASLQKDKYALDANRLQMYTGPQLRELLNWSRPLPLEEERVRLLHEVGLELERNFGGEAANLVKASKNSAASLISIITSNFPGFRDHSLYKGHQVFLYKRAQIFVADLWGAFKGEGYGKFNDISSITIFADYIIPAVLRQLGILKYSSALSDSIDSKIEVCAGSEEEVEIRACSIYAVEKMRELIKSKFKKQVLSIEMDLWLWSYGVRNSALPHHRTLSIYY